In Phlebotomus papatasi isolate M1 chromosome 1, Ppap_2.1, whole genome shotgun sequence, the following proteins share a genomic window:
- the LOC129799489 gene encoding sulfite oxidase, mitochondrial isoform X2: MARLSTILRLKRLNSLLGIYKRSPSCLQSIQTNYREYHHDHDRARENWWEISKNQRFLLLTAGAIGGTILTLSNDFGNASVEAAEKYDPDIEKHHKTVRTDLPTYRMEDVAAHNNEKTGIWVTYGIGVYDITEFVPKHPGSDKVMLGAGSAIDPFWHVFQQHNTPEVLTLLETFRIGNLNPEDQVSTRDMGDPWSGEPRRHPILKPAAQKPFNAEPPPSILIDSFITPKNHLPVPEIDEKTYELEIEIEGVKKVTKMTLKDLKKLPKHSVTAVVMCGGNRRSDMDNVKKVKGLYWGPSAVGNAVWTGVKLCDVLAKMGVKSDEEKHVHFEGLDTDPTSTYYAASIPLAKAMDPRGDVLLAYEMNGQPLSRDHGFPVRAIVPGTVGARNVKWLGKILISDKESDSHWQQKDYKGFSPSTDWDTVDFSKSPAIQHMPVTSAICYPSPGDKVKVEDGFITVKGYAWSGGGCRIVRVDLTCDGGETWHVAELEQEDLAKAPPGRAWSWTLWSAKIPVPKKAREVEIWSKAVDSNYNVQPESFKNTWNLRGVLSNAYSRVKVKLAK; encoded by the exons ATGGCAAGATTGTCAACAATTTTGAGATTAAAGAG aTTAAATTCTCTGTTGGGAATCTACAAAAGATCACCAAGTTGTTTGCAAAGTATTCAAACAAACTACCGAGAATATCACCACGATCATGATAGGGCGAGGGAAAATTGGTGGGAGATTTCCAAAAATCAGAGATTTCTTCTTCTTACAGCAGGAGCAATTGGTGGAACAATTCTAACATTGAGCAATGACTTTG gAAATGCCTCCGTGGAGGCTGCAGAGAAATATGATCCAGATATTGAAAAGCATCATAAAACCGTCCGCACGGATCTCCCAACATATAGAATGGAAGATGTTGCTGCTCACAACAATGA GAAGACTGGCATTTGGGTTACTTATGGAATTGGTGTTTATGACATTACCGAATTCGTGCCTAAACATCCGGGAAGTGACAAGGTGATGTTGGGTGCTGGGAGTGCAATAGATCCCTTCTGGCATGTTTTCCAGCAACACAACACTCCGGAAGTGCTGACACTGCTGGAAACCTTCAGAATTGGCAATCTGAATCCTGAAGATCAAGTCAGTACAAGGGATATGGGTGATCCATGGTCAGGAGAACCACGCAGGCATCCCATCTTGAAGCCAGCAGCCCAAAAACCTTTCAATGCTGAACCTCCACCATCAATTCTAATAGATTCCTTTATAACTCCCAA GAATCACCTGCCGGTGCCTGAAATCGATGAGAAGACCTACGAGCTCGAAATTGAAATTGAGGGAGTGAAGAAGGTGACCAAAATGACTCTGAAAGACCTGAAGAAACTACCCAAGCATTCAGTCACTGCTGTTGTGATGTGTGGAGGAAACCGCCGGTCTGACATGGACAATGTGAAGAAGGTCAAGGGATTATATTGGGGACCATCGGCTGTTGGAAATGCTGTCTGGACAGGAGTTAAACTATGCGATGTCTTGGCAAAAATGGGAGTGAAATCTGACGAAGAAAAGCATGTTCAT TTTGAAGGACTCGACACTGATCCAACTTCTACATACTACGCAGCTTCTATTCCTCTTGCTAAGGCCATGGATCCCCGAGGGGATGTTCTTCTAGCCTATGAAATGAATGGTCAGCCATTGAGCAGGGATCATGGCTTCCCAGTGCGAGCTATCGTTCCTGGCACCGTTGGAGCCAGGAATGTTAAGTGGCTTG GAAAAATATTGATCTCAGACAAAGAATCTGACTCTCATTGGCAGCAGAAGGACTACAAGGGATTCAGCCCGAGTACCGATTGGGACACTGTGGACTTCTCAAAAAGCCCTGCAATCCAACACATGCCAGTGACATCAGCAATTTGCTATCCATCCCCAGGGGATAAGGTCAAAGTGGAAGATGGATTTATCACAGTTAAAG GATACGCTTGGTCCGGAGGAGGATGTCGAATTGTGAGGGTGGACCTGACATGTGATGGTGGGGAAACATGGCATGTGGCTGAACTTGAACAAGAGGATTTGGCCAAAGCACCACCCGGAAGGGCGTGGAGTTGGACATTGTGGTCAGCAAAGATTCCTGTTCCCAAGAAAGCACGCGAAGTGGAAATTTGGTCAAAAGCAGTGGATTCCAACTACAACGTTCAACCTGAATCTTTTAAGAATACTTGGAACTTGAGGGGGGTTCTCAGTAATGCATACAGTCGAGTAAAAGTGAAGCTTGCAAAATAA
- the LOC129799489 gene encoding sulfite oxidase, mitochondrial isoform X1 — protein MARLSTILRLKRLNSLLGIYKRSPSCLQSIQTNYREYHHDHDRARENWWEISKNQRFLLLTAGAIGGTILTLSNDFGNASVEAAEKYDPDIEKHHKTVRTDLPTYRMEDVAAHNNEKTGIWVTYGIGVYDITEFVPKHPGSDKVMLGAGSAIDPFWHVFQQHNTPEVLTLLETFRIGNLNPEDQVSTRDMGDPWSGEPRRHPILKPAAQKPFNAEPPPSILIDSFITPNEFFYVRNHLPVPEIDEKTYELEIEIEGVKKVTKMTLKDLKKLPKHSVTAVVMCGGNRRSDMDNVKKVKGLYWGPSAVGNAVWTGVKLCDVLAKMGVKSDEEKHVHFEGLDTDPTSTYYAASIPLAKAMDPRGDVLLAYEMNGQPLSRDHGFPVRAIVPGTVGARNVKWLGKILISDKESDSHWQQKDYKGFSPSTDWDTVDFSKSPAIQHMPVTSAICYPSPGDKVKVEDGFITVKGYAWSGGGCRIVRVDLTCDGGETWHVAELEQEDLAKAPPGRAWSWTLWSAKIPVPKKAREVEIWSKAVDSNYNVQPESFKNTWNLRGVLSNAYSRVKVKLAK, from the exons ATGGCAAGATTGTCAACAATTTTGAGATTAAAGAG aTTAAATTCTCTGTTGGGAATCTACAAAAGATCACCAAGTTGTTTGCAAAGTATTCAAACAAACTACCGAGAATATCACCACGATCATGATAGGGCGAGGGAAAATTGGTGGGAGATTTCCAAAAATCAGAGATTTCTTCTTCTTACAGCAGGAGCAATTGGTGGAACAATTCTAACATTGAGCAATGACTTTG gAAATGCCTCCGTGGAGGCTGCAGAGAAATATGATCCAGATATTGAAAAGCATCATAAAACCGTCCGCACGGATCTCCCAACATATAGAATGGAAGATGTTGCTGCTCACAACAATGA GAAGACTGGCATTTGGGTTACTTATGGAATTGGTGTTTATGACATTACCGAATTCGTGCCTAAACATCCGGGAAGTGACAAGGTGATGTTGGGTGCTGGGAGTGCAATAGATCCCTTCTGGCATGTTTTCCAGCAACACAACACTCCGGAAGTGCTGACACTGCTGGAAACCTTCAGAATTGGCAATCTGAATCCTGAAGATCAAGTCAGTACAAGGGATATGGGTGATCCATGGTCAGGAGAACCACGCAGGCATCCCATCTTGAAGCCAGCAGCCCAAAAACCTTTCAATGCTGAACCTCCACCATCAATTCTAATAGATTCCTTTATAACTCCCAA TGAATTTTTTTATGTCAGGAATCACCTGCCGGTGCCTGAAATCGATGAGAAGACCTACGAGCTCGAAATTGAAATTGAGGGAGTGAAGAAGGTGACCAAAATGACTCTGAAAGACCTGAAGAAACTACCCAAGCATTCAGTCACTGCTGTTGTGATGTGTGGAGGAAACCGCCGGTCTGACATGGACAATGTGAAGAAGGTCAAGGGATTATATTGGGGACCATCGGCTGTTGGAAATGCTGTCTGGACAGGAGTTAAACTATGCGATGTCTTGGCAAAAATGGGAGTGAAATCTGACGAAGAAAAGCATGTTCAT TTTGAAGGACTCGACACTGATCCAACTTCTACATACTACGCAGCTTCTATTCCTCTTGCTAAGGCCATGGATCCCCGAGGGGATGTTCTTCTAGCCTATGAAATGAATGGTCAGCCATTGAGCAGGGATCATGGCTTCCCAGTGCGAGCTATCGTTCCTGGCACCGTTGGAGCCAGGAATGTTAAGTGGCTTG GAAAAATATTGATCTCAGACAAAGAATCTGACTCTCATTGGCAGCAGAAGGACTACAAGGGATTCAGCCCGAGTACCGATTGGGACACTGTGGACTTCTCAAAAAGCCCTGCAATCCAACACATGCCAGTGACATCAGCAATTTGCTATCCATCCCCAGGGGATAAGGTCAAAGTGGAAGATGGATTTATCACAGTTAAAG GATACGCTTGGTCCGGAGGAGGATGTCGAATTGTGAGGGTGGACCTGACATGTGATGGTGGGGAAACATGGCATGTGGCTGAACTTGAACAAGAGGATTTGGCCAAAGCACCACCCGGAAGGGCGTGGAGTTGGACATTGTGGTCAGCAAAGATTCCTGTTCCCAAGAAAGCACGCGAAGTGGAAATTTGGTCAAAAGCAGTGGATTCCAACTACAACGTTCAACCTGAATCTTTTAAGAATACTTGGAACTTGAGGGGGGTTCTCAGTAATGCATACAGTCGAGTAAAAGTGAAGCTTGCAAAATAA